Proteins encoded together in one Muntiacus reevesi chromosome 22, mMunRee1.1, whole genome shotgun sequence window:
- the GK2 gene encoding glycerol kinase 2: MAAPKTAARGPLVGAVVQGTDYSNFVVFDSKTSEVLSHHRVALTQEFPKEGWIEQDPKQILQSVNECIEKTCEKLQELNIDISNIKAIGVSNQRETTVVWDKLTGEPLYNAVMWLDVRTQSTVEALSKKIPGNNNFVKSKTGLPLSTYFSAVKLRWILDNVRKAQQAVEEGRALFGTVDSWLIWSLTGGADGGIHCTDVTNASRTMLFNIHSLEWDKELCDFFEIPMDILPNIWSSSEIYGRMKTGALEGVPISGCLGDQSAALVGQMCFQEGQAKNTYGTGCFLLCNTGHKCVFSECGLLTTVAYKLGKNKPVFYALEGSVAIGGAVIHWLRDNLGIIKTSEESEKLANEAGTSYGCYFIPAFSGLYAPYWEPSARGIICGLTQFTNKSHVAFAALEAICFQTREILDAMNRDCGIPLSHLQVDGEMTKNKVLMQLQADILHIPVIKASMPETMALGAAMAAGAAEGVNVWSLKPEDLSTIMMERFEPQIKATESEIRYSTWKKAVMKSMGWVTGQPSESSESNNFSSLPLGFFIVTSMIMLIGARYISSIFS; encoded by the coding sequence ATGGCAGCTCCGAAGACAGCAGCCAGGGGGCCGTTGGTGGGGGCAGTGGTCCAGGGTACGGACTACTCTAATTTTGTGGTTTTCGATTCAAAAACATCAGAAGTACTTAGTCATCATCGAGTGGCATTAACCCAAGAGTTCCCAAAAGAAGGATGGATAGAACAAGACCCTAAGCAAATTCTTCAGTCTGTTAATGAATGTATAGAGAAAACATGTGAGAAACTTCAAGAACTGAATATTGATATATCCAACATAAAGGCCATTGGTGTCAGCAATCAGAGGGAAACCACCGTGGTCTGGGACAAATTAACCGGTGAGCCGCTCTATAATGCTGTGATGTGGCTTGATGTAAGAACCCAGTCAACTGTTGAGGCTCTTAGTaaaaaaattccaggaaataATAACTTCGTCAAGTCCAAGACAGGTCTTCCACTTAGCACTTACTTCAGCGCAGTGAAACTTCGTTGGATTCTTGACAATGTAAGAAAAGCTCAACAGGCTGTTGAAGAAGGCAGAGCTCTTTTTGGTACTGTTGATTCATGGCTTATCTGGAGTCTGACGGGAGGAGCTGATGGAGGTATCCACTGCACAGATGTAACAAATGCAAGTAGGACGATGCTCTTCAACATCCATTCTTTAGAATGGGATAAAGAGCTGTGTGATTTTTTTGAAATTCCAATGGACATTCTTCCAAATATCTGGAGTTCTTCTGAGATCTATGGACGAATGAAAACTGGGGCCCTGGAAGGTGTGCCAATATCTGGATGCTTGGGGGACCAGTCTGCTGCATTAGTAGGACAAATGTGCTTCCAGGAAGGACAAGCCAAAAACACGTATGGGACAGGCTGCTTCTTACTATGTAATACAGGTCATAAATGCGTGTTTTCTGAATGTGGCCTCCTGACCACAGTGGCTTACAAGCTAGGCAAAAACAAGCCCGTTTTTTATGCACTGGAAGGTTCTGTGGCCATAGGCGGTGCTGTTATTCACTGGCTGAGGGACAATCTTGGAATTATAAAAACctcagaagagagtgaaaaacttgctAACGAAGCAGGTACTTCTTATGGCTGCTACTTCATCCCAGCCTTTTCAGGGTTATACGCACCTTATTGGGAGCCCAGTGCGAGAGGGATCATCTGTGGGCTCACTCAGTTCACCAATAAGAGTCATGTTGCTTTTGCCGCATTGGAAGCTATTTGTTTCCAAACTCGAGAGATTCTGGATGCCATGAACCGTGACTGTGGAATTCCACTCAGTCATTTGCAGGTGGATGGAGAAATGACAAAAAACAAAGTTCTTATGCAACTGCAAGCAGACATTCTGCATATTCCAGTAATAAAAGCCTCCATGCCTGAAACAATGGCACTGGGAGCGGCCATGGCAGCGGGGGCTGCAGAAGGGGTGAACGTCTGGAGCCTTAAACCCGAGGACTTGTCAACCATCATGATGGAACGGTTTGAACCACAGATCAAAGCCACAGAGAGTGAAATTCGTTATTCTACATGGAAGAAAGCTGTGATGAAGTCAATGGGTTGGGTTACAGGTCAGCCTTCTGAAAGTAGTGAATCTAATAACTTCTCTAGTCTGCCCTTGGGTTTTTTTATAGTGACTAGCATGATAATGTTAATTGGAGCAAGATACATCTCAAGTATATTTTCATAA